Proteins encoded by one window of Arachis ipaensis cultivar K30076 chromosome B04, Araip1.1, whole genome shotgun sequence:
- the LOC107636362 gene encoding shaggy-related protein kinase eta-like, producing MPPEAIDLTSWLLQYSPSLRCTALEACAHPFFDELREPNALPNGRPFPPLFNFKEELSTSPLELVNKLIPGHMKRQLGLQLSHSAGT from the exons ATGCCTCCCGAAGCAATTGATCTTACTTCCTGGCTTCTGCAGTATTCCCCTAGTCTCCGATGTACTGCA CTAGAAGCTTGTGCACACCCATTCTTTGATGAACTCCGTGAACCCAATGCTCTGCCAAATGGTCGTCCATTTCCACCACTATTCAACTTTAAAGAAGAG TTATCCACATCACCTCTAGAGCTTGTTAACAAGTTGATCCCTGGCCACATGAAGCGGCAACTAGGGCTGCAACTTTCCCATTCTGCAGGAACCTGA